The proteins below come from a single Deltaproteobacteria bacterium genomic window:
- a CDS encoding mechanosensitive ion channel, producing the protein MKLTLRIVALVLLSLAFIAVLGARSSFSNTAIADYIPSAIYELKLGGVLLWRWLGLILAISTAIFFGVVLARILHAIAAWLTKQTKFSWDDELLVILFGPVRLLLAIGTFAIFVRWLQFGPQTAPIIDQWLRVFTIAGLTWAVLCVLGFISRLLAARFSRDGSGAQIQARGVITQTLVLKRVLGVVIVFLGVTLMLLQFDGMKVIGTSLLASAGVAGLVLGLAAQRSIGMLLAGIQISFTQPLRVGDVVIMENEWGTIEEITLTYVVVKIWDLRRLVMPITAILEKPFQNWTRSSANILGTVYFHADYTVDVDALRSELERYVKTRDEWDKVAIGLVVTNATAQTLELRALVSSENASKNWDLRCAVREHMIKFLQQYNEGKALPRTRIELLQNN; encoded by the coding sequence ATGAAATTAACACTGCGTATTGTTGCCTTAGTTTTATTATCACTGGCTTTTATAGCGGTATTAGGTGCCAGAAGTTCTTTCTCTAACACGGCAATTGCAGATTATATACCTTCTGCAATTTATGAATTAAAACTTGGTGGTGTTTTATTATGGCGATGGCTGGGCTTAATTTTAGCTATATCAACTGCAATTTTTTTTGGCGTCGTACTTGCGCGAATTCTACATGCCATTGCTGCGTGGTTGACAAAGCAAACTAAGTTTTCTTGGGATGATGAACTTTTAGTGATTTTATTTGGGCCAGTACGCTTATTACTCGCGATTGGTACCTTTGCAATTTTCGTTCGTTGGCTGCAATTTGGCCCGCAGACAGCGCCGATCATCGACCAGTGGCTGCGCGTTTTCACTATTGCAGGTTTAACTTGGGCGGTTTTATGTGTACTTGGTTTTATCTCGCGTTTGTTGGCTGCGCGTTTTAGTCGTGATGGTTCGGGAGCTCAAATACAAGCTCGTGGGGTAATTACCCAAACTCTCGTGCTTAAGCGCGTTCTTGGGGTAGTTATAGTATTTTTGGGTGTGACCCTTATGTTATTGCAATTTGATGGTATGAAAGTAATAGGTACTTCGTTGTTAGCTTCTGCAGGTGTTGCAGGTTTAGTACTTGGTTTAGCGGCACAGCGTTCAATTGGTATGCTATTAGCCGGTATTCAAATCTCGTTTACCCAACCCCTTCGCGTTGGTGATGTTGTAATCATGGAAAACGAATGGGGTACTATTGAAGAGATTACGCTTACCTATGTGGTAGTAAAAATTTGGGATCTGCGACGCTTAGTTATGCCGATAACGGCTATTTTAGAAAAGCCATTTCAAAATTGGACTCGTTCAAGCGCAAATATTCTCGGTACCGTTTATTTTCATGCTGATTATACTGTTGATGTTGATGCTCTACGTAGCGAACTTGAACGTTATGTAAAAACCAGAGATGAGTGGGATAAAGTAGCTATAGGATTAGTGGTTACCAATGCCACGGCCCAGACGCTTGAATTACGAGCGCTGGTATCTTCTGAAAATGCCAGCAAGAATTGGGATTTGCGCTGCGCGGTGCGCGAACATATGATTAAGTTTTTACAACAATATAATGAAGGTAAAGCATTGCCTCGCACTCGTATAGAATTACTGCAAAATAACTAG
- a CDS encoding Rrf2 family transcriptional regulator: MRLTTRSEYALLALIYLARNDGIEYITSETISKAQAIPLAYLEHILRALKQARFLTSYKGQHGGFRLARSADEISIAEVIRLFDGALAPTQSVSEYFYEETPIQKEDKMIELFKGIRDYVANKLEETTIAEVI; this comes from the coding sequence ATGCGTTTAACTACACGTAGCGAATACGCTTTATTGGCGTTAATTTATTTGGCCCGCAATGATGGGATTGAATATATAACATCAGAGACGATTTCTAAAGCTCAAGCAATCCCGTTGGCATATCTTGAACATATTTTAAGAGCTCTAAAGCAAGCGCGATTTCTCACTAGTTATAAAGGACAACATGGTGGGTTTCGTTTGGCTCGATCTGCAGATGAAATTTCTATCGCAGAAGTAATCCGTCTGTTTGATGGTGCACTTGCACCAACACAATCGGTGAGTGAGTATTTTTATGAAGAAACACCTATTCAAAAAGAGGACAAAATGATCGAACTTTTTAAAGGCATTCGTGATTATGTCGCAAATAAATTAGAAGAAACCACTATTGCCGAGGTTATTTAA
- a CDS encoding ATP-binding cassette domain-containing protein, whose product MIEKITIFGGISTNGMSDLVERINLKMGDVVSIVGPTGSGKTTLINDIELFANGNTPSGRRVLFNDTPAPLEYRDDPSKNPVALITQHTTFLSDMPVNSFLTTHAKIRGGSPSEINSLVEETISFANELTGEPLSAKSRMTELSGGQTRALLIVVRLWMLINVQVLLIGV is encoded by the coding sequence ATGATTGAAAAGATAACAATTTTTGGTGGAATTAGTACGAATGGTATGTCTGATTTAGTTGAACGTATTAATCTTAAAATGGGCGATGTTGTTAGTATTGTTGGACCAACAGGCTCAGGTAAGACGACATTAATAAATGATATTGAGCTTTTTGCTAATGGCAATACACCATCAGGAAGACGGGTGTTATTCAACGATACACCAGCACCATTAGAATATCGTGATGATCCTTCTAAAAATCCTGTTGCCTTAATAACTCAGCATACGACTTTTCTTTCTGATATGCCGGTCAATTCATTTCTTACCACTCACGCTAAGATTCGTGGTGGCAGTCCAAGCGAGATCAATAGTTTAGTTGAAGAAACCATCTCATTTGCGAACGAACTTACTGGCGAACCACTATCAGCAAAATCGCGAATGACTGAACTCTCTGGCGGTCAAACAAGAGCCTTACTTATTGTGGTGAGGTTATGGATGTTGATCAACGTACAGGTGTTATTAATTGGTGTGTAA
- a CDS encoding HD domain-containing protein: MGLPTESAGSRSRPVNDNSIINFSGDDPNSFTAKRLPDGKIEFTNVNGKSLIKVAECWLTEMCKSEEFCQKVKQRAKIDLTIAGAPQKYAQNFAVYILRHTDFVKLCSEKPLTIDENAKIDSHTILILPSAAQYVAFTHNNALISDRYVDVFNRVTKDKNSDTAQLLPSNTGEPTYAKFIVPKTIEECQERIEKLQTEMNDLLEQQRLAEQNGSATDLNTALLLRDKNQEWQKLMRYLPTFGLGIPADKEAIGDEEITAKFEEAQKPESDLTAAEKYWLNNTKVKNWNLELTRKTNNNYSIQKRLEHLGVPVEDVRRFIVTSEVTPELARVCEAAKCQPQKFHGIEQQNFQDAVKVALYLDNIARYRATLERKEVNAKIALAKTTQKDEVKKNTLIELNQELTRCNKRLASLNAIRKQVLITSNRYNRAWEASVAQSSRVHFKRAADLTAKAHQTNSDTEKQKLLARAEKEKKIANKQANALVTGYRYQADLAQKAGNTNAADSYHYKSADINFGAAAGEINYAANNQKPLKPEEVSNLNEAQIDLDAVSKKDAKFNQYSARLEQTRAWASESWLLANGYNDALNNNEQAALDNAQKEAVTDALKEAHDQGKSLTPAQVKLISQAAEMNAARKFIDDRRADKLSYLTTEQREEITKVLTTRVAANTKAFDYLDKALDQLSSPDEKISPKQQQLKVQVSAEWSKQASVVLLERGDLERHQKYDRKIEEREQIPFNLEGMTVAQLESEVDIARRNYAKAKTGNGSWLETDNYFRNIHIAACGLDIAEKKLEVAKLIEQGKLTPNAWREYNAIIKNNELEIAKIQTVQAKDVWWESDLDEKRIAQVNKREEAANSQAEQAVYDLDHPIEKTPVGKAKQIWSDTRVAVLNGAKTQVSATSTINKPDVADYIYNKLDKVRSWATNSIAISLDDKRTVLSSVNQTEYALDQHYQLEELTSTSYKSYLDSRVDQRRPTVLAYEKVNQTIESGIKTDEFIDMALMGPSAQLTYTLGGPVETNGPAQWFFDTNNARQQLNVNNGALNLQKAILVKDQDDSKQIDTKRDDLRLRREKLAKKMEQTAKAFDANIPTEVDQQNSQQVIDEAHGLSTKMHGRVSEVAAGVGLPITVQNELAVGSDKASKIVDANKKATASSNLEASAWRAYEQVYKTAANGCATIDEHGKIKLAYTFYDIINISHTAEKLHQTAQDDYAQVAKEEQTATLEFAKQQATSAKAITDKRRSFYDAWCEAFRKSIKTRATNAKQAVDEGQLDLDILSSESIHVLGKVLSAYQNEELLWDLNGQNSQAAYTKINHAKEDLLVGIGRLEAMYNAAVTKGGNAAGDAFIAMLLASVVKRDDEADFTSFHQAKEGINSLGLVQYTENKIADEQQIKDDEQRALDEIPYWTRVFGNDHIVVMGPSRGSLLAQTMIELRKDPYFTKVAQVGDWGDLGASAQMALSYQGMPFLMKLGAEEHQENIQFFQENMKAIMLTQEAFVLLGSIALPMAAPVAIGGEAAEVTTITTRIMALIERSNSLRTVLNLSNAAAKARVLTAVRFLVGVGQMYTVTKAQQVVVELLSPILGENSDALKIAASLMQFVQVGTTARIASASRGTMVKQFLTGAAIPGADFLIRNFIISRMRDPQKAEWANKLMDYAMLIAPSLQSEAMHAHAAKNQAKETISKLTPEQMAKMTAEGVLGKGQAAEVLQKQLESYFKLHDNNPYPSREEFENNFSAFTKSIETYNASLQDSKARIPFELVASIRGMQAADWAFSYAAKQNGIDLESKKITAADIDKIEQNAKDELKNLKPPIENSEIDTFVKLRLAPMYAKQLSELPKDKPMTANQELAAQKLVDMFVEAGSASGINALAGWSALAKQVGLHDQAAEVFALWATDRQYAKQLVNGAMSKDTKINTETMRDIQLAITKADNAKSTAELMAVYRGEKEIPAEYREALANEAACNFITDRFVTKLGEAEAATLNPEAKSTSDATKLRQTALAEFANEFVTLKLPDERRNAVVRNVMMRFASIAAKEGKTPAQCADIYRQTLNEVASKLNLAQQSAIENIVGDYGAIRFYVDYQQQLTKGEKYTQQDIAAILTKDYGVNADVAQIKAADLFKHLEQIDQASNQVAQTIKVNEALDNVTAAKAEPTNNKESSNLPATILIPASKGNKSKSQKFEPLAGYHIETISQDGKVKVFKFENGKYTSHTFDVSELVETNPKRVIGIKVKIDGIEYIVSEHDGVKFILKDNTGKEIILNAAELCANNKEAISAHFASVRTNSTKNGNDIGNGSQLPSFEITKLAKERLNKYVDKKELDKKFTSDEATKIKIEERYKKAIEFISQSDIQKSIDNVFMGMEKLPPQVRKSLREHIEYNALEQHFDNPEQYVSHGFDHSLNVMRQLEKALQNNPHIIRTMSEKYGLSDNESLMMMRLVAIYHDFGYPAVGNLGKALHAISGAEIAASPEFVAIMKKAISSKTAKFDELMFDFKNAILYHSADKVEVYRDAKIIMAHGEFIVNVDDIVHVYNTLVREKGDSKVQIYCNKETEVKIKEQLAKVTVNKNDGTKQNIKLENFEFLGEQAGHMTSEGKFKGRKADLAKKDDGILGIEYREVSIMSDPMNYMIRLADNLDMSATRFSEIQRSAAFQEIYRRFGPMAGQNPPTGWLLADLGRIEKAESKLSKQKDKLEKEQKELRSSQLSTKIKPDERKVITDRLAAIVVELKQLEISFKDNDRKWAEVIQKREYTQLVKDFKINTEGTQSKQSVVEDYKTKLIQDILTEPSYQSELKRFSAEQFLKIGMSANDESIRHFGGCESVKDVELRDAGEKLVITVDDKLFANLNATQVKEETRDNTGESREVSVGIGEYQIWRAYEAYRSLKNNEGKNTTITVVSTTGKVIIADFAKYFEAKNQ, from the coding sequence ATGGGTCTTCCAACTGAGTCTGCAGGCTCAAGATCTCGGCCTGTTAATGACAATAGTATAATTAATTTTAGTGGCGATGATCCCAATTCTTTTACGGCTAAGCGGCTACCTGACGGAAAAATTGAATTTACCAATGTTAACGGGAAATCACTAATTAAAGTCGCTGAGTGCTGGCTTACCGAGATGTGCAAGAGTGAGGAATTTTGTCAAAAAGTCAAACAACGCGCCAAAATTGATTTAACCATAGCCGGTGCTCCACAAAAATACGCGCAAAACTTTGCTGTTTATATTTTACGTCATACCGATTTTGTAAAACTTTGCTCAGAAAAACCATTGACGATTGATGAAAATGCCAAAATTGATAGTCATACCATACTAATTTTACCATCAGCGGCGCAATATGTTGCTTTTACCCATAATAATGCACTTATTAGCGATAGATATGTTGATGTTTTTAACCGTGTAACTAAAGATAAAAATAGCGATACAGCTCAATTACTGCCAAGCAATACCGGCGAGCCTACTTACGCAAAATTCATTGTTCCTAAAACTATAGAAGAATGCCAAGAGCGTATTGAAAAATTGCAAACCGAGATGAATGATCTGCTTGAGCAGCAAAGGCTTGCCGAGCAAAATGGTTCTGCAACTGATTTAAATACAGCTCTTTTATTGCGAGATAAAAATCAAGAGTGGCAAAAACTTATGCGTTATTTGCCGACTTTTGGTTTAGGTATACCAGCAGATAAAGAAGCTATAGGTGATGAAGAGATTACCGCGAAGTTTGAAGAGGCGCAAAAACCAGAGTCTGATCTGACTGCGGCAGAAAAATACTGGTTGAATAATACAAAAGTTAAAAATTGGAATCTAGAGCTTACCAGAAAAACCAACAACAATTATAGCATTCAAAAACGCCTTGAACATTTAGGTGTACCAGTCGAGGATGTTAGGCGTTTTATTGTAACTTCTGAAGTTACCCCAGAATTAGCCAGAGTATGTGAGGCGGCAAAGTGTCAACCACAAAAATTTCATGGCATTGAACAACAAAACTTTCAAGATGCTGTTAAAGTCGCATTGTATCTTGATAATATTGCGCGTTATCGTGCTACGCTTGAAAGAAAAGAAGTTAATGCGAAAATAGCATTAGCTAAAACCACCCAAAAAGACGAAGTTAAAAAGAATACTCTGATAGAATTAAATCAAGAGCTAACCCGATGTAATAAACGTCTCGCTTCGCTTAATGCAATTCGCAAACAAGTACTAATTACATCCAATAGATATAACCGAGCATGGGAAGCTAGCGTTGCGCAAAGTTCGCGTGTTCACTTTAAACGAGCGGCTGACTTAACTGCCAAAGCGCATCAAACTAATAGTGATACTGAAAAACAAAAATTATTAGCGCGCGCAGAAAAAGAAAAAAAAATAGCTAATAAACAAGCTAATGCATTAGTTACTGGCTATCGCTATCAGGCTGATTTAGCGCAAAAAGCTGGTAATACTAATGCGGCTGATTCTTATCACTATAAATCTGCTGATATAAATTTTGGTGCCGCAGCCGGTGAAATTAATTATGCAGCTAATAATCAAAAGCCACTTAAACCAGAAGAAGTTAGCAATCTTAATGAAGCGCAAATAGATCTTGATGCGGTTAGCAAAAAAGATGCAAAATTTAATCAATATTCAGCGCGGCTTGAGCAAACCCGCGCTTGGGCCTCAGAAAGTTGGCTACTTGCTAATGGCTATAATGACGCTTTAAACAATAATGAACAGGCAGCACTAGATAACGCCCAAAAAGAGGCGGTTACTGATGCTTTAAAAGAAGCACATGACCAAGGTAAATCTTTAACTCCCGCGCAAGTAAAGTTAATCAGCCAAGCCGCTGAAATGAACGCAGCGCGCAAGTTTATTGATGATCGTCGCGCTGATAAGCTAAGTTATCTAACTACTGAGCAGCGTGAAGAAATTACTAAAGTATTAACGACTCGGGTTGCCGCTAACACCAAAGCTTTTGATTATCTTGATAAAGCTCTAGATCAGCTTAGTAGTCCCGATGAAAAAATATCACCTAAGCAACAACAGTTAAAAGTACAAGTAAGTGCCGAATGGTCTAAACAAGCAAGCGTGGTATTGCTTGAACGTGGTGATCTTGAACGCCACCAAAAGTATGATCGCAAAATAGAAGAAAGAGAGCAGATCCCTTTTAACCTAGAGGGGATGACGGTAGCGCAGCTAGAATCTGAAGTAGACATTGCTCGACGTAATTATGCTAAAGCTAAAACTGGAAATGGTAGTTGGTTAGAGACTGATAATTATTTTAGAAATATTCATATCGCCGCGTGCGGTCTCGATATTGCCGAAAAGAAGCTTGAAGTTGCTAAATTGATTGAACAGGGCAAGCTAACCCCAAATGCTTGGCGTGAGTATAATGCAATTATTAAAAATAACGAGCTAGAAATTGCCAAAATACAAACAGTGCAAGCAAAAGATGTATGGTGGGAAAGCGATCTTGATGAAAAGCGCATAGCACAAGTAAATAAACGTGAAGAGGCGGCTAATAGCCAAGCTGAACAGGCCGTTTATGATCTCGACCATCCCATAGAGAAAACCCCTGTTGGTAAGGCGAAACAGATTTGGTCTGATACCCGCGTTGCGGTACTTAATGGGGCTAAAACTCAAGTATCAGCTACTAGTACGATCAATAAGCCTGATGTCGCAGATTACATTTATAATAAACTAGACAAGGTACGTTCATGGGCCACTAACTCAATAGCCATATCATTAGATGATAAACGCACAGTATTATCATCAGTAAATCAAACCGAATATGCTCTTGATCAACATTACCAACTCGAAGAGCTAACTTCAACTAGTTATAAAAGCTATCTTGATTCGCGAGTTGATCAACGTAGACCTACAGTTTTGGCTTATGAAAAAGTTAACCAAACTATTGAATCAGGCATTAAGACTGATGAATTTATAGATATGGCTTTAATGGGGCCGAGTGCGCAACTAACTTATACACTCGGAGGCCCGGTTGAAACCAATGGTCCAGCGCAATGGTTTTTTGATACTAACAATGCTCGGCAACAACTCAATGTTAATAATGGCGCTCTAAATTTGCAAAAAGCTATTTTGGTCAAAGACCAAGACGATAGTAAACAAATAGATACGAAGCGAGATGATCTCAGACTACGTCGAGAAAAGCTTGCTAAAAAAATGGAGCAAACCGCTAAAGCCTTTGATGCCAATATTCCAACTGAAGTTGATCAGCAAAATTCACAACAAGTTATTGATGAGGCGCATGGTCTAAGCACTAAAATGCATGGCCGGGTTAGTGAAGTAGCAGCGGGCGTGGGTTTGCCGATTACCGTACAAAATGAACTAGCAGTTGGTAGCGATAAAGCTAGCAAGATAGTAGACGCCAATAAAAAAGCCACAGCTAGCAGTAATCTTGAAGCATCGGCTTGGCGTGCTTATGAGCAAGTTTATAAAACTGCTGCCAACGGTTGCGCAACCATAGATGAACACGGTAAAATCAAGTTGGCTTATACCTTTTATGATATAATAAATATAAGCCATACTGCTGAAAAATTGCATCAAACTGCACAAGATGACTATGCACAAGTTGCCAAAGAAGAGCAAACCGCAACTCTTGAGTTTGCCAAGCAACAAGCTACCTCTGCAAAAGCAATCACGGATAAACGCCGTAGTTTTTATGATGCTTGGTGTGAAGCATTTCGCAAATCAATAAAAACACGCGCTACTAATGCTAAACAGGCAGTAGATGAAGGTCAGCTTGATCTTGATATTTTATCAAGTGAATCAATTCATGTGTTAGGCAAGGTTTTAAGTGCCTATCAAAATGAAGAGTTGCTGTGGGATTTAAATGGTCAAAATTCGCAAGCTGCTTATACTAAAATAAATCATGCCAAAGAAGACTTATTAGTTGGCATTGGCAGACTTGAAGCTATGTATAACGCCGCAGTTACAAAAGGCGGTAATGCTGCTGGCGACGCTTTTATTGCAATGTTGCTAGCCAGCGTAGTAAAACGTGATGACGAAGCAGACTTTACCTCATTTCACCAAGCCAAAGAAGGTATCAATAGCTTAGGTCTAGTGCAATACACTGAAAATAAAATTGCTGATGAACAGCAAATTAAAGATGACGAACAGCGAGCGCTTGATGAAATCCCTTATTGGACACGTGTATTTGGCAATGACCATATTGTTGTCATGGGGCCAAGCCGCGGATCGCTGCTTGCGCAAACTATGATCGAATTGCGCAAAGACCCATATTTTACTAAAGTGGCGCAAGTAGGTGACTGGGGTGATTTAGGGGCTAGCGCCCAAATGGCTTTGTCATATCAAGGCATGCCATTTTTGATGAAACTCGGCGCCGAAGAACATCAAGAAAATATTCAATTTTTTCAAGAAAATATGAAGGCGATAATGTTAACCCAAGAAGCTTTTGTGCTTCTTGGATCAATTGCATTGCCGATGGCCGCACCTGTAGCAATTGGTGGCGAAGCTGCTGAAGTTACTACCATAACTACACGGATAATGGCGCTCATTGAGCGTTCAAATTCATTACGTACAGTACTTAATCTGAGCAATGCTGCCGCAAAAGCAAGAGTGCTTACTGCTGTTCGTTTTTTAGTTGGTGTTGGTCAGATGTACACCGTAACTAAGGCCCAGCAAGTGGTAGTTGAATTGCTTTCGCCTATTTTGGGCGAAAATAGTGATGCCTTAAAAATTGCCGCATCATTAATGCAATTTGTCCAAGTAGGTACTACTGCGCGTATTGCCTCTGCTTCGCGTGGCACCATGGTTAAACAATTTTTAACCGGTGCTGCTATTCCAGGTGCCGACTTTTTAATTCGCAATTTTATTATCAGTAGAATGCGTGATCCGCAAAAAGCCGAATGGGCTAATAAACTGATGGATTACGCCATGCTTATAGCACCTTCGTTGCAAAGCGAAGCAATGCATGCACACGCTGCTAAAAATCAAGCTAAAGAAACGATTAGCAAACTAACACCTGAACAGATGGCAAAAATGACCGCTGAAGGTGTATTAGGTAAAGGTCAAGCGGCAGAGGTGCTACAAAAGCAGCTTGAAAGTTATTTTAAACTACATGATAACAATCCCTATCCAAGCCGTGAAGAATTTGAAAATAATTTTTCGGCGTTCACTAAAAGTATTGAAACCTATAATGCTTCGCTGCAAGACAGTAAAGCGCGCATTCCTTTCGAATTAGTTGCAAGTATACGAGGGATGCAAGCGGCAGACTGGGCATTTTCTTATGCGGCAAAGCAAAACGGTATTGATCTTGAATCAAAAAAAATTACTGCTGCTGATATAGACAAAATTGAACAAAATGCCAAAGACGAACTGAAGAATCTAAAGCCACCAATCGAAAACAGTGAAATCGATACCTTTGTAAAACTACGTTTAGCACCGATGTACGCAAAACAATTATCCGAACTACCTAAAGATAAGCCGATGACAGCTAACCAAGAGCTAGCGGCACAAAAGCTAGTTGATATGTTTGTTGAGGCGGGCAGTGCGAGCGGTATAAATGCACTTGCAGGTTGGTCAGCGCTAGCCAAGCAAGTTGGCTTGCATGACCAAGCCGCTGAAGTTTTTGCGTTATGGGCGACTGATCGACAATACGCCAAGCAACTAGTCAATGGTGCTATGAGTAAAGATACTAAAATTAATACCGAAACAATGCGCGATATTCAATTGGCAATTACAAAAGCTGATAATGCAAAATCAACCGCAGAGTTGATGGCAGTTTATCGAGGTGAAAAAGAAATACCTGCTGAATATCGCGAAGCGTTAGCTAATGAGGCGGCCTGCAATTTTATTACTGATCGTTTTGTTACGAAACTTGGTGAAGCAGAAGCTGCAACTTTAAATCCTGAAGCTAAATCGACCAGCGATGCAACGAAATTGCGGCAAACGGCATTAGCAGAATTTGCCAATGAGTTTGTCACCTTAAAACTACCAGATGAACGACGTAATGCTGTTGTACGTAACGTAATGATGCGTTTTGCTAGTATTGCTGCTAAAGAAGGCAAGACACCAGCACAATGTGCTGATATTTATCGCCAAACTTTAAATGAAGTTGCAAGTAAACTAAACCTAGCTCAGCAATCGGCCATTGAAAACATAGTTGGTGATTATGGGGCAATTCGTTTCTATGTAGACTATCAACAGCAGCTTACTAAAGGGGAAAAATATACCCAGCAAGATATAGCTGCAATACTTACAAAAGATTATGGTGTAAATGCTGATGTTGCGCAAATAAAAGCAGCTGACCTTTTTAAACATTTAGAACAAATCGATCAAGCAAGCAATCAAGTAGCACAAACAATCAAAGTAAATGAAGCATTAGATAATGTTACTGCCGCAAAAGCAGAGCCAACTAACAATAAAGAATCTTCAAACTTACCAGCAACTATATTAATACCAGCTTCTAAAGGTAATAAGTCAAAATCACAAAAATTTGAGCCATTGGCTGGTTATCATATTGAAACTATTAGCCAAGATGGTAAGGTTAAAGTATTTAAGTTTGAAAATGGCAAATATACTAGTCATACTTTTGATGTTAGCGAACTTGTCGAGACTAACCCTAAGCGAGTTATCGGCATTAAAGTAAAAATAGATGGCATTGAGTATATTGTTAGTGAGCATGATGGCGTAAAATTTATCCTTAAAGATAATACTGGCAAAGAGATAATATTAAATGCAGCTGAACTTTGTGCAAACAATAAAGAAGCCATTAGTGCTCATTTTGCCTCGGTTCGTACAAATTCAACTAAAAATGGAAATGATATCGGCAATGGGTCACAGTTACCATCTTTCGAAATTACTAAATTGGCTAAAGAGCGACTCAATAAATATGTCGATAAAAAAGAGCTAGATAAGAAATTTACTAGTGATGAAGCGACTAAAATCAAAATCGAAGAACGTTATAAGAAGGCGATAGAATTTATTTCGCAAAGTGACATACAAAAATCTATTGATAATGTTTTTATGGGCATGGAAAAATTACCTCCGCAAGTGCGTAAGAGTTTGCGCGAGCATATAGAGTATAACGCTTTAGAACAGCATTTTGATAATCCCGAACAATACGTTAGTCACGGCTTTGACCATTCGCTTAATGTCATGCGGCAGTTAGAGAAAGCACTACAGAATAATCCTCATATCATTAGAACCATGAGCGAAAAGTACGGCTTAAGCGATAATGAAAGCCTGATGATGATGCGATTAGTCGCAATTTATCATGACTTTGGTTATCCAGCCGTTGGTAATTTAGGTAAAGCCTTGCATGCTATAAGCGGCGCTGAAATCGCAGCATCACCAGAGTTTGTGGCAATAATGAAGAAAGCCATTAGTTCTAAAACTGCGAAGTTTGATGAGCTAATGTTCGATTTTAAAAATGCGATTTTATATCACTCTGCAGATAAGGTTGAAGTATATCGCGACGCGAAAATAATAATGGCTCATGGTGAGTTTATTGTTAACGTTGATGATATCGTTCACGTTTATAATACATTAGTGCGCGAAAAAGGTGATTCAAAAGTACAAATATATTGCAATAAAGAAACAGAAGTTAAAATAAAAGAACAATTGGCTAAAGTAACTGTTAATAAAAATGATGGTACAAAACAAAATATTAAACTTGAAAATTTCGAATTTCTGGGTGAGCAAGCTGGTCATATGACTAGTGAAGGTAAATTCAAAGGGCGCAAGGCTGACCTGGCTAAAAAAGATGATGGTATATTGGGTATAGAATATCGCGAAGTTAGTATAATGAGCGATCCGATGAATTATATGATCCGTTTGGCTGACAATCTTGATATGAGTGCAACGCGATTTTCAGAGATTCAGCGCTCTGCTGCATTTCAAGAGATTTATCGTCGCTTTGGTCCGATGGCGGGGCAAAATCCGCCGACCGGTTGGTTATTGGCGGATTTAGGGCGAATTGAAAAGGCCGAAAGTAAGTTAAGCAAACAAAAAGATAAATTAGAAAAAGAGCAAAAAGAACTTAGAAGCAGTCAGTTATCAACGAAAATAAAACCTGATGAGCGAAAAGTAATTACCGATCGTTTAGCGGCAATAGTAGTTGAGCTAAAACAATTAGAGATTAGCTTCAAGGATAATGATCGAAAATGGGCTGAGGTTATACAAAAACGCGAATATACTCAACTTGTTAAAGATTTTAAAATTAATACTGAGGGTACTCAAAGTAAGCAGTCAGTTGTTGAAGATTATAAGACTAAACTTATACAAGATATTTTAACAGAACCAAGTTATCAGTCAGAGTTAAAACGTTTTAGCGCTGAGCAATTTCTTAAAATTGGAATGAGTGCTAATGACGAGTCGATACGACATTTTGGTGGTTGCGAAAGTGTCAAAGATGTTGAGCTGCGCGATGCTGGTGAAAAGCTTGTAATAACTGTTGATGATAAGTTGTTTGCTAATTTAAATGCAACGCAAGTAAAGGAAGAGACGCGAGATAATACCGGTGAATCCAGAGAAGTCTCGGTAGGTATAGGTGAATATCAAATCTGGCGTGCTTATGAGGCTTATCGTAGTCTAAAAAATAATGAAGGCAAAAACACCACCATTACTGTAGTTAGCACTACCGGCAAAGTAATTATTGCTGATTTTGCTAAATATTTTGAAGCGAAAAATCAATAA